TTGGCCTTGGGCGACTTTTTCCTCCCACTTTATATCGTTTTTCAATATGGAGCGTAATAGTTTAGAGTCACTTATAAACAGATTCAAAGATCTGTCATTCACTGGATCTAGTTGCTTCCAACTCTCCAATTCTCTGTTGCTATCTTCATGTGAATTTTTTGGGTTTTGCTTCTTAGAATACTCCAACTTCGTAATCATTGCCTTTTGCAATTTGCCCCAGTTGATAACCTTGCTCGGTCTTTCATATTTGAGAATGGCTCTTATGAGTCCTCTATATGCGTGCAGTACTCTTGCTTTATCCATCTTCTTTAGCCCTTCTCTCTCTTGGACTTCTGTTATTTACTTGTCGCTACAAATGAAGCTTCAGTgcattgaagatattgaatttttgaagaggCGAGGAGAGAAGTGGGGGGTGATTAAAACTTGGGTATCCCACATAcaattgataaaagaatagaagATCATAAGCGAAGGAAATAAACCATGGCAGAGAAGTCAATATTTAAT
This genomic window from Saccharomyces mikatae IFO 1815 strain IFO1815 genome assembly, chromosome: 9 contains:
- the FMC1 gene encoding Fmc1p (similar to Saccharomyces cerevisiae FMC1 (YIL098C); ancestral locus Anc_2.277); protein product: MDKARVLHAYRGLIRAILKYERPSKVINWGKLQKAMITKLEYSKKQNPKNSHEDSNRELESWKQLDPVNDRSLNLFISDSKLLRSILKNDIKWEEKVAQGQNADEILEHAFDIIKFLDNQREYEELVDRYNPGNKLTQDEKVKRTANVVGLDVPR